Proteins from a single region of Chromobacterium sp. ATCC 53434:
- a CDS encoding aerolysin family beta-barrel pore-forming toxin — protein sequence MSADNEATIRKILTSDAFFKPWASLAHYLGYGWVGGNTNNNTAVGSEFEYRRIDTMLDNLSMPDNKYRYMMNAKYDPKGPGGYWADKRFRMAFSNIQWMMEPDDMKLGAPELYNKKPLKVVTVVLENHSDQSDTGVANLKYDSTVSWSKADKIAVSGKVTMTNKWTGGLPLIGGAETSVAVEIASGADWTTTNGTSNTTSQTAEYRAVLPAKSKRLITLTLFEQKANIPYSSKMFLTYEAELYNFLRYSDNALNGHPSDRPFYLSKFGGKDGLNGAQDLLSQYLNPATSKWDWPWATNQYPRSTIEYHIGSIAKRKFKQQFTGVFSAVDSTAYAINAGPVEPLGSQAQAARSASLGAAASGGIQYRVVGGDLQDVPGKLKNLRFSVGKPQAAPSSASPLR from the coding sequence ATGTCCGCCGACAATGAGGCCACCATCCGGAAAATCCTCACCTCGGATGCTTTTTTCAAACCATGGGCCTCGCTGGCCCATTATCTCGGCTATGGCTGGGTCGGCGGCAATACCAATAACAATACCGCCGTGGGCAGCGAATTCGAATACCGGCGCATCGACACCATGCTCGATAACCTGTCCATGCCCGACAACAAATACCGCTACATGATGAACGCCAAATACGATCCCAAGGGGCCGGGCGGTTATTGGGCCGACAAGCGTTTCCGCATGGCCTTTTCCAATATCCAGTGGATGATGGAACCGGACGACATGAAGCTGGGCGCGCCGGAGCTGTACAACAAGAAGCCGCTGAAAGTGGTGACCGTGGTGCTGGAAAATCACAGCGACCAGTCCGACACCGGCGTGGCCAATCTGAAATACGACTCCACGGTCAGCTGGTCCAAGGCCGACAAGATCGCCGTCAGCGGCAAGGTGACGATGACCAATAAGTGGACCGGCGGCCTGCCCTTGATCGGCGGGGCCGAAACGTCGGTGGCCGTCGAAATCGCCTCCGGCGCCGACTGGACGACGACCAACGGCACCAGCAACACGACCTCGCAGACGGCGGAATACCGGGCGGTGCTGCCGGCCAAGAGCAAGCGGCTGATCACGCTGACGCTGTTCGAGCAGAAGGCCAACATCCCCTACTCCTCTAAGATGTTCCTGACTTACGAGGCGGAGCTGTACAACTTCCTGCGCTACAGCGACAACGCGCTGAACGGCCATCCGTCCGATCGGCCGTTCTACCTGTCCAAGTTCGGCGGCAAGGACGGCCTGAACGGCGCGCAGGATCTGCTGTCGCAATACCTGAATCCGGCGACGTCGAAATGGGACTGGCCGTGGGCGACCAACCAATACCCGCGCAGCACCATCGAGTACCACATCGGCTCCATCGCCAAACGGAAGTTCAAGCAGCAATTCACCGGCGTGTTCAGCGCGGTGGATTCCACCGCCTACGCGATCAACGCCGGACCGGTGGAGCCGCTGGGCTCGCAGGCGCAGGCAGCCCGCTCGGCCAGCCTGGGCGCGGCGGCCTCCGGCGGCATCCAGTACCGCGTGGTCGGCGGGGATCTGCAGGACGTGCCGGGCAAGTTGAAGAACCTGCGCTTCAGCGTCGGCAAGCCGCAGGCCGCGCCGTCCTCCGCGTCGCCGCTCCGGTGA
- a CDS encoding HlyD family type I secretion periplasmic adaptor subunit, whose protein sequence is MKSLRFQALGDLVRRYAAVWRAGWAVRAQLDAPEKLEYELAFQAAHLELLETPIHPAPRWTARMIVALAAIALAVALFAQLDIVATAKGKLVPDARVKVIQPAMSGVVRAIAVRDGQRVSAGALLMKLDTAQAEADSDKAKSARLDAALAAARAQALINAQRANGQPRVALVDGAPQGRQQEAQRLAEGAYREFQDKLAAARAELAKREAELGSTRQEIAKLTAIAPLARAQANAFKSLAAGKYVAQNDYLDKEQAALDKEHELGAQRSHARELAAGIAEQRAEIGAAASQFDRQQLDELERASEQLAQSRNDEAKAKTRESLLSLTAPVAGTVQQLSVHTLGGVVTTAQSLMEIVPDDALEVEATVENKDVGFVKVGQRAAVKLEAFPFSRYGMLEGEVVSLANDAVQDRKMGLAFVATIRLKTNRMRIDRQWIALTPGMAVSAEIKTGRQSVAQYILGPLIEGAQESMRER, encoded by the coding sequence ATGAAATCACTCCGCTTTCAGGCCCTCGGCGATTTGGTTCGCCGCTATGCGGCCGTGTGGCGTGCCGGCTGGGCCGTCCGCGCCCAGTTGGACGCGCCGGAGAAGCTCGAATACGAATTGGCGTTCCAGGCCGCCCACCTCGAATTGCTTGAGACGCCGATCCACCCGGCGCCGCGCTGGACCGCCAGGATGATTGTCGCGCTCGCGGCCATCGCGCTGGCTGTGGCGTTGTTTGCCCAGCTCGATATCGTGGCGACGGCCAAGGGCAAGCTGGTGCCGGATGCCAGGGTCAAGGTCATCCAGCCTGCGATGAGCGGCGTGGTGCGGGCCATTGCCGTGCGCGACGGGCAGCGCGTTTCCGCCGGCGCATTGCTGATGAAGCTGGATACGGCCCAAGCCGAGGCCGACTCGGACAAGGCGAAATCCGCTCGCTTGGATGCGGCGCTGGCGGCTGCGCGCGCGCAGGCGCTGATCAATGCACAACGCGCCAATGGGCAGCCCAGGGTGGCGCTTGTCGACGGCGCGCCGCAGGGGCGGCAGCAGGAGGCGCAGCGGCTAGCCGAAGGCGCGTATCGCGAATTCCAGGACAAGCTCGCGGCGGCCCGAGCTGAGCTTGCCAAGAGGGAGGCCGAGCTTGGCAGCACGCGGCAGGAAATCGCCAAGTTGACGGCTATCGCACCGCTGGCCCGCGCGCAGGCGAATGCCTTCAAATCGCTGGCGGCGGGAAAATACGTCGCGCAGAACGATTATCTGGACAAGGAGCAGGCGGCATTGGACAAGGAGCACGAACTCGGCGCGCAACGCAGCCATGCCAGGGAGCTGGCGGCGGGTATTGCCGAGCAGCGCGCCGAGATCGGAGCGGCGGCCTCGCAGTTTGACCGCCAGCAATTGGACGAATTGGAGAGGGCCAGCGAGCAGTTGGCTCAGAGCCGCAACGACGAGGCCAAGGCGAAAACCCGGGAGTCGCTGCTGAGCCTGACCGCGCCTGTCGCCGGGACCGTGCAGCAGCTGTCGGTGCACACGCTTGGCGGCGTGGTCACGACGGCGCAGTCATTGATGGAGATCGTGCCGGACGATGCGCTGGAAGTCGAGGCCACCGTGGAAAACAAGGATGTCGGCTTCGTCAAAGTCGGCCAGCGGGCCGCCGTCAAGCTAGAGGCGTTTCCATTCTCGAGATACGGCATGCTGGAGGGGGAGGTGGTCAGCCTCGCCAATGACGCGGTTCAGGACAGGAAGATGGGCTTGGCATTCGTCGCCACCATACGCCTGAAAACCAATCGGATGCGGATAGACCGTCAATGGATCGCGCTGACTCCGGGCATGGCGGTTAGCGCCGAAATCAAGACCGGCAGGCAGAGCGTCGCGCAATACATACTGGGACCGCTGATCGAGGGCGCTCAGGAGAGTATGCGTGAACGCTAA
- a CDS encoding ATP-binding cassette domain-containing protein → MIQLKNLNLRRGLKELLVGANLTLNPGYKAGLTGANGVGKSSLFAMLLGELHADGGDMLLPPNWTVAHVAQETPALERSALDYVLDGDKELRALEARLADAEDKHDGNAIGHLHGELAHIDAYSAPARAGKLLTGLGFDEAGQRRPVASFSGGWRMRLNLAQALMCRSDLLLLDEPTNHLDLETVLWLEDWLKAYPGTLLVISHDRDFLDAICSHTVEVASQTLTLYTGNYSQFEVMRAEKLARQQGEFEKQQRQIAHLESFITRFKAKASKARQAQSRVKALEKLERIAPAHSASPFDFHFDSPEHLPNPLLKLDKADAGYGDKTILSGISLSVEAGARIGLLGVNGAGKSTLVKLLSGDLAPLTGERVNAQMLKIGYFAQHTLETLRPDESPMQHMQRLAPTTRELELRSFLGGFNFRGDAATDPVGPMSGGEKARLALAMIVWQKPNLLLLDEPTNHLDLEMRHALTLALQDFSGALIVVSHDRSLLESTTDVFWLVSGGKVQPFDGDLEDYRQWRLAQLAEAGKPSDGDAQGVNRKEQKRQEAEARQQLAKQRKPLQNRLSKLEQEMDKLNEEKARLDTFLSSSEAYDDANRQKLADSVRRQGEVAGRLGLVEEEWMDVQEQLEALE, encoded by the coding sequence ATGATCCAACTGAAGAACCTGAACCTGCGCCGCGGCCTGAAAGAACTGCTGGTCGGCGCCAATCTGACGCTGAACCCCGGTTACAAGGCCGGCCTGACCGGCGCCAACGGCGTCGGCAAGTCCAGCCTGTTCGCGATGCTGCTCGGCGAATTGCACGCCGACGGCGGCGACATGCTGCTGCCGCCGAACTGGACCGTCGCCCACGTCGCGCAGGAGACGCCGGCGCTGGAGCGCAGCGCGCTCGACTACGTGCTGGACGGCGACAAGGAATTGCGCGCGCTGGAAGCCCGGCTAGCCGACGCCGAAGACAAGCACGACGGCAACGCCATCGGCCATCTGCACGGCGAGCTGGCCCATATCGACGCCTACTCCGCCCCGGCCCGCGCCGGCAAGCTGTTGACCGGCCTGGGCTTCGACGAGGCCGGCCAACGCCGTCCGGTGGCCAGCTTCTCCGGCGGCTGGCGGATGCGGCTGAACCTGGCGCAGGCGCTGATGTGCCGCTCCGACCTGCTGCTGCTGGACGAGCCGACCAACCACCTGGACCTGGAAACGGTGCTGTGGCTGGAGGACTGGCTGAAGGCCTATCCGGGCACGCTGCTGGTGATTTCGCACGACCGCGACTTCCTGGACGCCATCTGCAGCCACACCGTCGAGGTCGCCAGTCAGACGCTGACGCTGTACACCGGCAACTACAGCCAGTTCGAAGTGATGCGCGCCGAGAAGCTGGCGCGCCAACAGGGCGAATTCGAGAAGCAGCAACGCCAGATCGCCCACCTGGAATCGTTCATCACCCGCTTCAAGGCCAAGGCCAGCAAGGCGCGCCAGGCGCAGAGCCGGGTCAAGGCGCTGGAGAAGCTGGAGCGCATCGCCCCGGCCCACTCCGCCTCGCCGTTCGACTTCCATTTCGACAGCCCCGAACACCTGCCCAATCCGCTGTTGAAGCTGGACAAGGCCGACGCCGGCTATGGCGACAAGACCATATTGTCCGGCATCAGCCTGTCGGTGGAGGCCGGCGCGCGCATCGGCCTGTTGGGCGTCAACGGCGCCGGCAAGTCGACGCTGGTCAAACTGCTGTCCGGCGACCTCGCGCCGCTGACCGGCGAGCGCGTCAACGCGCAGATGCTGAAGATAGGCTATTTCGCCCAGCACACGCTGGAAACGCTGCGGCCGGACGAATCGCCGATGCAGCACATGCAAAGGCTGGCGCCGACGACACGCGAGCTGGAGCTCAGGAGCTTTCTCGGCGGCTTCAACTTCCGCGGCGACGCCGCCACCGATCCGGTCGGCCCGATGTCCGGCGGCGAGAAAGCGCGCCTCGCGCTGGCGATGATAGTCTGGCAAAAGCCCAACCTCCTGCTGCTGGACGAGCCGACCAACCACCTGGACCTGGAAATGCGCCACGCGCTGACGCTGGCGCTGCAAGACTTCAGCGGCGCGCTGATCGTGGTCTCGCACGACCGCAGCCTGCTGGAATCCACCACCGACGTGTTCTGGCTGGTCAGCGGCGGCAAGGTGCAACCGTTCGACGGCGATCTGGAAGACTACCGCCAGTGGCGCCTGGCCCAGCTGGCCGAAGCCGGCAAGCCGTCCGACGGCGACGCCCAGGGCGTCAACCGCAAGGAGCAGAAACGCCAGGAAGCCGAGGCCCGCCAGCAACTGGCCAAGCAACGCAAGCCGCTGCAGAACCGCCTGTCCAAGCTGGAACAGGAAATGGACAAGTTGAACGAGGAGAAGGCGCGGCTGGACACCTTCCTGTCCTCGTCCGAGGCCTACGACGACGCCAACCGCCAGAAGCTGGCCGACAGCGTCAGGCGCCAGGGCGAGGTGGCCGGCCGGCTGGGCCTCGTCGAAGAAGAATGGATGGACGTGCAGGAGCAGCTGGAGGCGCTGGAGTAG
- the tsaD gene encoding tRNA (adenosine(37)-N6)-threonylcarbamoyltransferase complex transferase subunit TsaD: MLVLGIESSCDETGVALYDTERGLLAHQLHTQMAMHAEYGGVVPELASRDHIRRAIPLTEACLREAGKRLADLDAIAYTQGPGLGGALMVGASMANALAFGLGIPVIPVHHLEGHLLSPLLADPKPEFPFLALLVSGGHTQLMAVRGVGDYQILGETVDDAAGEAFDKTAKLLGLPYPGGPLLSRLAESGSPDRFTLPRPMLHSGNLDMSFSGLKTAVLTLVRQQESAQGELDEETRMDICRAFQEAIVEVLVRKSLAAMKQAGMKRLVVAGGVGANKQLRAALDEAAARKRFEVFYPPLALCTDNGAMIAFAGAMRLKYAEPAGGFTIKPRWDLSSLPAV, from the coding sequence ATGCTGGTACTTGGCATTGAATCCTCCTGCGACGAAACCGGCGTCGCTTTGTACGACACCGAACGCGGCCTGCTGGCCCATCAGCTGCATACTCAGATGGCGATGCACGCCGAGTACGGCGGCGTGGTCCCCGAGCTGGCCAGCCGCGACCACATCCGCCGCGCCATCCCGCTGACCGAGGCCTGCCTGCGCGAGGCCGGCAAGCGCCTGGCCGATCTGGACGCCATCGCCTACACCCAGGGCCCCGGCCTCGGCGGCGCGCTGATGGTAGGCGCCAGCATGGCCAACGCGCTGGCCTTCGGCCTCGGCATCCCGGTCATCCCGGTCCATCACCTGGAAGGCCATCTGCTGTCTCCGCTGCTGGCCGATCCGAAACCTGAATTCCCCTTCCTGGCGCTGCTGGTTTCCGGCGGCCACACCCAGTTGATGGCGGTGCGCGGCGTCGGCGACTACCAGATCCTCGGCGAGACGGTCGACGACGCCGCCGGCGAGGCCTTCGACAAGACCGCCAAATTGCTGGGCCTGCCCTATCCCGGCGGCCCGCTGCTGTCCCGTCTGGCCGAATCCGGCAGTCCGGACCGCTTCACGCTGCCGCGCCCGATGCTGCACTCCGGCAATCTGGACATGAGCTTCTCCGGCCTGAAAACCGCGGTGCTGACGCTGGTGCGCCAGCAGGAGTCCGCCCAGGGCGAGCTGGACGAAGAGACGCGGATGGACATCTGCCGCGCCTTCCAGGAGGCCATCGTCGAGGTGCTGGTCAGAAAATCGCTGGCGGCGATGAAGCAGGCCGGCATGAAGCGGCTGGTGGTAGCCGGCGGCGTCGGCGCCAACAAGCAGCTGCGCGCCGCGCTCGACGAGGCAGCCGCCCGCAAGCGTTTCGAGGTGTTCTATCCGCCGTTGGCGCTGTGCACCGACAACGGCGCGATGATCGCCTTCGCCGGCGCGATGCGCCTCAAATACGCCGAGCCGGCCGGCGGCTTCACCATCAAGCCGCGCTGGGACCTGTCCAGCCTACCGGCGGTATAA
- a CDS encoding type I secretion system permease/ATPase — protein MEVMQEAAGAQNRRDPGLAALVAIARFHGIAVDAGQLQHAAALGGLAFDSDALVLSARSIGLKARVVPLRTERLSLAPLPVLALDRGGMHFVIARCDGKTALVLEANKDAPSVLSLEEVAERSSGRMMLFASRASLAGELARFDFSWFIPAIIKYRRLLLEVLAISLVLQIFGLVSPLMFQVVMDKVLVNHTYNTLVAVGMALFIGSTFEVLLTGLRNYIFSHTTNRIDVELGARLFRHLVALPLAYFAPRRVGDTVARVRELENIRNFLTGQALTAVIDLLFSFVFLAVMCIYSVWLTLIVAMSLPVYAGISALLVPTLRQRLNEKFARGADNQSFLVEAVSGIETVKSMAVEPYFVQKWQSQLAAYVAASFRVTQLGNVGQQLIQYVGKLVTLATLMLGAKLVMDGRLTVGELIAFNMMSQRVAAPVLRLAQLWQDFQQIGISMNRLGDILNARSELPSSRQALPQLEGNIRFEDIRFRYRPDGPAILDGISLDIRAGQVIGIVGRSGSGKSTLTKLLQRLYLPEQGTVRIDGIDLLLADPSWLRRQVGVVLQENLLFNRSIRENIALTDPGAPFETVMQAAKLAGAHDFICELPQAYDTAVEEHGGNLSGGQRQRLAIARALLTNPRILIFDEATSALDFETERIIQNNMRAICASRTVIIIAHRLTAVRHADQIVAMDKGRIVERGLHDELLARGGYYAHLVSLQNG, from the coding sequence ATGGAAGTCATGCAGGAGGCTGCCGGAGCGCAAAACCGCCGGGATCCGGGCCTGGCTGCCTTGGTGGCGATCGCTCGTTTTCACGGCATCGCCGTCGATGCCGGGCAATTGCAGCATGCCGCCGCGCTGGGCGGCTTGGCGTTCGATAGCGATGCCTTGGTATTGAGCGCGCGTTCCATCGGCTTGAAGGCGAGGGTGGTTCCGCTGAGAACGGAGCGCTTGAGCTTGGCGCCGCTGCCGGTCCTGGCATTGGATAGGGGGGGCATGCATTTCGTCATCGCCCGTTGCGACGGCAAGACCGCGCTTGTGCTTGAGGCGAACAAGGATGCTCCCAGCGTGCTGTCGCTAGAGGAGGTGGCGGAACGGTCAAGCGGGCGGATGATGCTGTTCGCCTCGCGGGCATCGCTGGCCGGAGAGCTGGCGCGCTTCGATTTCTCCTGGTTCATTCCGGCCATCATCAAGTACCGGCGGTTGCTGCTGGAGGTGCTGGCCATTTCCCTGGTGCTGCAGATTTTCGGCCTGGTTTCGCCGTTGATGTTCCAGGTGGTCATGGACAAGGTGCTGGTCAACCATACCTACAATACGCTGGTCGCCGTCGGGATGGCTCTTTTCATCGGCTCGACCTTCGAAGTTTTGCTGACCGGTCTGCGCAATTACATCTTTTCGCATACGACCAACCGGATCGACGTCGAACTCGGGGCGCGCTTGTTTCGGCATCTGGTGGCCTTGCCGCTTGCGTATTTTGCGCCGCGGCGGGTTGGCGATACCGTGGCCAGGGTGCGGGAGCTGGAGAATATCCGCAACTTTCTGACGGGCCAGGCGCTGACCGCCGTCATCGATCTATTGTTCTCCTTTGTCTTCCTCGCCGTGATGTGCATCTACAGCGTGTGGCTGACCCTGATCGTCGCGATGTCGCTGCCGGTTTATGCCGGAATTTCCGCCTTGCTGGTTCCGACGCTGCGGCAGCGGCTGAATGAGAAATTCGCTCGTGGGGCCGACAATCAATCGTTCCTGGTCGAGGCCGTGTCTGGCATCGAAACCGTGAAGTCCATGGCCGTCGAGCCGTATTTCGTGCAGAAGTGGCAATCGCAACTGGCCGCGTATGTCGCGGCGAGCTTTCGCGTGACGCAGCTTGGCAATGTCGGCCAACAGCTGATCCAGTATGTCGGCAAGCTGGTCACGCTGGCGACGCTGATGCTGGGGGCCAAGCTGGTGATGGACGGCCGGCTGACGGTGGGGGAGCTGATCGCCTTCAATATGATGTCCCAGCGCGTTGCCGCGCCAGTGCTGCGTCTGGCGCAGCTATGGCAGGACTTTCAGCAGATCGGCATTTCGATGAACCGCCTGGGCGATATTCTCAACGCCCGCAGCGAGCTGCCGTCGAGCAGGCAGGCCCTGCCGCAACTGGAAGGCAATATCCGCTTCGAGGACATCCGCTTCCGCTATCGGCCGGACGGTCCGGCGATTCTCGATGGGATATCGCTGGATATCCGCGCGGGCCAGGTCATAGGCATCGTCGGCCGCTCTGGCTCGGGCAAGAGCACGCTGACCAAGCTGCTGCAGCGGCTTTATCTGCCCGAACAGGGTACGGTGCGCATAGACGGCATCGATCTCTTGCTTGCCGATCCTTCATGGCTGCGCCGGCAGGTCGGCGTGGTGCTGCAGGAAAATCTGCTGTTCAACCGGTCGATACGCGAGAACATCGCCCTGACCGATCCCGGCGCGCCGTTTGAGACCGTGATGCAGGCGGCCAAGTTGGCCGGCGCGCATGATTTCATTTGCGAATTGCCGCAGGCCTACGACACCGCGGTCGAAGAGCACGGCGGCAACTTGTCCGGCGGGCAGCGGCAGCGGCTGGCCATCGCGCGGGCATTGCTGACCAATCCCCGCATTCTGATTTTCGACGAAGCCACCAGCGCGCTCGATTTTGAAACCGAGCGGATCATCCAAAACAATATGCGCGCGATTTGCGCCAGCCGCACGGTCATCATCATCGCGCACCGCCTGACCGCCGTGCGCCATGCCGACCAGATCGTCGCGATGGACAAGGGCAGGATAGTGGAGCGCGGCCTGCATGACGAATTGCTCGCACGAGGCGGCTATTATGCGCATCTCGTGTCCTTGCAGAATGGTTGA
- a CDS encoding TolC family protein, which produces MNAKQAAARAGLLAMFCYAPPALAFDPLFSQQGVSAGPGGNLIPDGQSCAFGALRGPLTLGEAVERALCHNPKTREAWADVKAQAAALGAARAAYLPTLSGSWQDVRDNSVSNVTDHPALSSNTAASVRSESLSLSWVLFDFGSRAAALKNASALFAAARATQDATLQAEFSAVSKDYYAAQAARGALEAARDIERVAGDSMAAAQARVDQGAAPITDALQAETQHEQAVFNLTKAEGDAQAALGTLASEIGFDPDLAVSVPAAGDGDAPDKAFNESIAQLIDDVKRAHPSVLAAQAQLEAALAKAEQTRAEGLPSVSLVGKYSRNNQPASLGLGIPTYPATGHDAYIGIQVTIPIFEGWGRHYQILQAEAEVERQRAEVDRVGQQVALDVWTSYQALRSATQNAAHSATMLQIARRSFDAAERRYQAGVGNILELLNTQTALATARQRRVQTLADWHDAKLQLASRLGRLEMGDTGVPPGLK; this is translated from the coding sequence GTGAACGCTAAGCAGGCGGCCGCGCGCGCGGGCTTGTTGGCGATGTTTTGCTACGCGCCTCCCGCTCTCGCTTTTGATCCCTTGTTTTCGCAGCAGGGCGTCTCCGCCGGTCCGGGCGGCAATCTCATTCCCGACGGGCAATCATGCGCCTTCGGCGCCTTGCGCGGCCCGCTGACGCTGGGCGAGGCCGTTGAACGGGCGCTATGCCACAATCCTAAGACGCGGGAGGCATGGGCGGATGTCAAAGCGCAGGCTGCGGCGCTTGGCGCGGCGCGCGCGGCATATCTGCCGACGCTTTCCGGCAGTTGGCAGGATGTGCGCGACAATTCCGTCAGCAATGTCACCGACCATCCGGCGCTGAGTTCGAATACGGCGGCCTCCGTGCGTTCGGAGAGCCTGTCATTGAGCTGGGTGCTGTTCGATTTCGGCAGTCGCGCGGCAGCGCTCAAAAACGCTTCGGCCTTGTTCGCGGCGGCCCGCGCGACTCAGGATGCGACGCTGCAGGCGGAGTTTTCGGCGGTCTCAAAGGACTATTACGCGGCGCAGGCGGCCAGGGGCGCGCTGGAGGCTGCGCGCGACATCGAGCGGGTGGCGGGCGATAGCATGGCGGCGGCCCAGGCTAGAGTCGATCAGGGGGCCGCTCCCATCACCGACGCCTTGCAGGCCGAAACCCAGCATGAGCAGGCCGTTTTCAATCTGACGAAGGCGGAAGGCGATGCGCAGGCGGCGCTGGGGACGCTGGCGTCCGAGATCGGCTTCGATCCCGATCTGGCCGTGTCCGTCCCGGCGGCAGGCGATGGCGACGCGCCGGACAAGGCCTTCAACGAGTCGATCGCGCAGTTGATCGACGATGTCAAACGCGCCCATCCCAGCGTGCTGGCGGCGCAGGCCCAGTTGGAGGCCGCACTGGCCAAGGCGGAGCAAACCAGGGCGGAGGGTCTGCCTAGCGTGAGCCTGGTCGGGAAATACAGCCGGAACAACCAGCCTGCCAGCCTGGGGCTGGGCATTCCGACCTATCCCGCGACGGGGCACGACGCCTATATCGGCATACAGGTGACGATTCCGATCTTCGAGGGGTGGGGCCGGCATTATCAGATACTGCAAGCCGAGGCCGAGGTGGAGCGCCAGCGGGCCGAGGTGGACAGGGTGGGGCAGCAGGTCGCGCTCGATGTCTGGACCAGCTATCAGGCCCTGCGCTCGGCCACGCAGAACGCGGCCCATAGCGCGACGATGCTGCAGATCGCGCGCCGCTCGTTCGATGCCGCCGAGCGCAGATACCAGGCCGGCGTCGGCAATATCCTGGAGCTGCTCAATACGCAGACGGCGCTTGCGACGGCCAGGCAGAGGCGGGTGCAGACGCTTGCCGACTGGCATGACGCGAAGCTGCAGCTCGCCTCCAGGCTGGGGCGTCTGGAAATGGGAGACACCGGGGTGCCGCCGGGATTGAAATGA
- a CDS encoding OsmC family protein: MQARLKWVDGVCFIGETGSGHAVVMDGAPEGGGRNLGPRPMELVLLGTAGCTSYDVINILKKSRQDVRDCWVEIEADRADVDPKVFTRIHFHFVVTGRDLKPDAVERAIKLSAEKYCSASIMLGKTADIMHDFELRED; encoded by the coding sequence ATGCAGGCGAGGCTGAAATGGGTGGACGGCGTGTGTTTCATCGGCGAGACCGGCAGCGGCCACGCGGTGGTGATGGACGGCGCGCCCGAGGGCGGCGGCCGCAATCTGGGGCCGCGGCCGATGGAACTGGTGCTGCTGGGCACCGCCGGCTGCACCAGCTACGACGTGATCAACATCCTGAAAAAGTCCCGCCAGGACGTGCGCGACTGTTGGGTGGAAATCGAGGCCGACCGCGCCGACGTCGATCCCAAGGTGTTCACCCGCATCCATTTCCATTTCGTCGTGACCGGGCGCGATTTGAAGCCGGACGCGGTGGAGCGGGCGATCAAGCTGTCGGCTGAGAAATACTGTTCGGCGTCCATCATGCTGGGCAAGACCGCAGACATCATGCACGATTTCGAACTGCGCGAGGACTGA